In Brevibacterium pigmentatum, the sequence CAGACCGCCGAACGTGGCAGCGCCGCCTGGCAGGAGACGCTCGACGAACTCCTCGAACTCGGCACCGCACTGAGTCCGACCTTCAACATCTACATCGGGTCCCGCGATGCAGCCCGCGTGCGCACCTCTGAATGGCACTCCGAGTTCACTTCCCCCACCCTGTGGGAGTTTTTCCAACCTTCGGCCGACAAGCACGGCTCTTATATGGGCGACTGGACGAGCGAGGACGAGATCGCCTGGCGCCACGCCTACGTCAAATGGATGTCCTTCGTCAACGATTTTAAGAACCTCGGCGGCCTGGTCACGGCCGGCTCGGATTCGGGCTTCATCTACAAGGTCTTCGGCTTCGGACTCATCGAAGAACTCGAACTCCTCCTCGAAGCAGGCTTCCACCCCCTCGAAGTCGTCCGCGCCGCCACACTGAACAGCGCCGTGCTTCTCGGCATCGACGACGAACTCGGTTCCGTCGAACCCGGCAAGATCGCCGACCTGCTCATCGTCAAGGACAACCCGCTGAGTAACTTCAAGGTCCTCTACGGCCACGGCCACCTACGCGCCGAGGAATCCGGCCTCAACCGCGTCGGCGGTGTCGACTTCACCCTGCGCTCCGGCATCGTCTACGACGCCCGGGAACTGCGCAACGACGTGAAGGCCATGGTCGCCGAGGAGAAGTCCGCCCAGAACTGACCGCCATAGCTCGGCCCCGGCCGGACTCATGTCCGGCCGGGGTCGACGTCTTCAGAGGCGAGGTCCTCAGTGACCGGCAGCCGCCTGAGTCTGTCGCTTAGCTGCTGCCGCCCGGATGTAAGCACGCACATGCGCCTGCAGCACGGTGAGCGGAACGCTGCCCATCCCGAGGACCGTGTCGTGGAAGTCCCTGATCGAGAAGTCTTCGCCCAGCGTCTCCTCGGCTTCCTGACGCAGCTGCTGAATCGTCAGCTGCCCGAGGTAGTAGGCCGTGGCCTGACCCGGCCAAGAGATGTACCGATCGATCTCCGTGACGATCTCATGTTCGGCGATCGCTGTGTTCTCCCGCAGGAAGTCCTGCGCCTGCTCCCGGCTCCATCCAAGCGCATGCATGCCCGGATCAACGACGAGGCGCACGGCTCGCCACATCTGGAACGACAGCATTCCCATGCGTTCGAACGGTGTCTCATACATCCCCATCTCATCACCGAGCCGCTCGGTGTAGAGGCCCCAGCCCTCACCGAAGGCTGAGATATAGAGTCGCCGGAAGTCCTTCAGCTCGAGCTCCTCGGCCAGCGAGATCTGGAACGAATGGCCCGGCGCGGATTCGTGCAAGGTCAGTGACGGCAGCGAAAACAGCGGTCGGGCCGGCAGGTTGTACGTATTGAGCAGGTACCGGTCGGGAGCGCCGCGGCCGAACGTATCGAATTTCGCGATCTCCGCCGGTGTCTCCATGATCGCGAATCGCTGCTGTGGCAGCTGTCCGAAGTATTGGTGGACGACCCGGTCGAAGGCCTTGCACGTGTACGCGGCCTCGGCGAGCAGCTGACGCTTCGTCGTTGCATAGAAATGCGGGCTCGTGCGCATGAACTCGAACAGGCCCGGCAGGTCACCGGGATAGCCGAGCTCGGCAGCGACGTCGTCCATCTCCTCCCGGATCTTCTTCACTTCGACTTGTCCGATGTCGAAGATCTGCTGCGGGCTGAGCTCCGTCGTCGAATACTCCCTGATCTGCGACCGATAGAACTCGAGGCCGCCCGGCTGGTCCACCGCGGCGATCGACTCCGGCAGGTTCGGCAGATACTCCGTGGTCAGGAAATCGAGCAGCTTCCGGTAGGCGGAAACGACTTCGGTCGAAAGGACATGCGCGGCCGCCTCGTGGAGCTCGGTGCGAACCTGCCCGGGTACGACCGGCGGGATCCGTCGAAACGGTCCGAAGAACGAGAGCTCGGTGACGTCCTCGGCTTCGGCGATGACCCGCACCGGTTCCTCCCGCCCACTCATACACACGCGTGCCGGACCGAAACCGCGCGCCACCCCGGCCCGCATATTCTCGATCTGTTGGTCGAAGTACCGAGGGATGTCGGCGAGCATGCGCAGATACGCTCTTGCCGACTCTGCATCCTCGAGCACCAGGCGATAGGCGTCGAAGGCCATCGAACGCCAGAACGCGGAATCCGCCGTCGCCGGACGCTCCCACATGCGGTTGCGCTGCGCCTCGACGAGAGTGGTCAGCTGCTGGTGGTAGACGTCGAAGTCGACTTTCTCGTCAGCACTGAGGTCAGCGGTTCTGAGCGCGTCGAGTTCGCCGAGGGTCTTCTCCCACATCTGCCGGCGACGCAGCTGCGCCTTCTCCGAAACATCGGGCAGGAAGTCGACGACGGACGCTCGGTGCGACAGCGTCCCGAATTCGGCCTCCCTCCACGTCCATTCGGCGTCGATGATCTCGGCAAGCAGTCGGCTCGTCGCTGAGACCTCGGCACGGCCGTCGTGACGATCATGTTGTCTGGACACTTGAGCACTCCTGTTCTCGATGGGGATCGGTTCGGTATCGTACGGCCCGACGACGGGCCGCACAGCTGACTCAGAGGGGATTGTTCGACGCAGGCTTGTCCCCGGCTCCGGATGCCCACGCGATGAAGTCGTCGATGTCGCGCAGCTGATCGACCCGGACCTGCTGGTCGACGTACATCATGTGCCCGGCCGGATAGTAGCGGCGGACGATCTGGTCATGGGACTCATCGGAGATCCGCAGGTGCGCCAGAACGTGCTCCGAGGCGGCGAACGGTGTCGCCGAATCGTGATATCCGAAGCCTACGTAAACCTTGAGATGCGGGTTCATCCGCATCGCGAAGGCGAGGTCCTCGGCGGTGTTGACCGTGGAGTTCTCGAACTCCTTGTACGACCAGGGGTGAACCCGGGCAGTGAGCACCTCGTAGGTGAGATCCGATTCGTAGCCGAGCTCGGCTCGCAGCAGATGATTGATCCCCACGGTGTACGGGTATTGGATCGCCGGATACGAGGGGTCGTCGCCGAGTACTTCGGAGGCGACCTTGCCCGGGTGCGCCGTGAACCGGGAGTCCAAACGACCGATCCGCAGCCGCTGGTCGCGCAGCAGCTCGGTGAAGAAAGTGAACTCATCGATGCGCAGGTCGGCCAGCGCCACGAACTCCTCATCGACGCCGATGAGCTCGGCCAGTCGCGTACCGACCCGAGCGCGCTCGGACTCGGCGAGCCGGTGTCCGCGCTCAAGCGCCCGGCTGAAGTCCCCATAGGCGAAGTCCGTTGCCTCGGCGACGACGTCCTCTAGCTCGCGTCCGGGGTGTTTGCCGTGGTAGTGCGCGATGGCGGCGAAGGTCGGCAGGTAGTGGATGTAGGGTGCCTCGTTGCCCTCCGTGAAGTCGATCGTGGCGAAGTCGAGGACGGCCGAGATGAGCAGGATTCCGTTGAACGCGATGCCGTGCCGTTTGGCCAGGTGTCCTGCAAGGGCCGCGGCCCGAGTGGTTCCGTAAGACTCCCCGGCGAGGAACTTCGGCGAGATCCATCGGTTGTTCCGAGTCAGCCACAGCCTGATCGCCTCGCCGACGACGTCTCGGTCACCGGTGAACCCGTGGAAGTCCTCGGGCTTCTCCCCCTCCGCGGTGCGGGAGTATCCCGTGGTCACCGGGTCGATGAAGACGAGATCGGCATGAGCCAGCGTGGTTTCAATGTTGTCGACGAGGCCGTAGGGCGGCGGGGTGCTGCGTCTGGGCGGCCAGATCGAAAAGATCAGCGAAGAGCTCGAGTGGACCTACAACACCGGTGACTGGATGGCCCCATGGACAATCAAGGGCGAACGAGTCAACCTCACCTTCATCCCCGAATACCACCGGCGCTCCGAATTCGACAAGAAGATCGTCAGCAGTCGCGAGGAACAGGTATTCGGCCATTTCTCCGGCGCAGTCTGGTCCCTAGCGGGGCGGGAGTATCGTGTGGAGAACATCTTCGGATGGGCGGAAGAAGTCCACCGACGGTGGTGATGGTCGGCCCCCTACGCTGTGGTCTGCACCCCGAGGAACTCTCGGATGGCCGGCATCTCTCGCCTCGCCTGCGACAGCCCCATCCGGTGGGCCGCAGCCAGGCGAGAGAGGTCGCGGGTGCTGTTGTCGACGGGCATGCGGTCGGGAGCAAAGACATGAGCTTTCCCCTCCGCTTCCAGCTCGAAGATACGTTCGCGGGTTTCGTTGTACCGCTTCCAGCGAGTCAACAAGGCGTCGGCCAAAGCCGGATACCTGCGGAATATTCCACGGTAGACTGCCGGGAATCTTTGGGACTCTTTCCGATACCCGCG encodes:
- a CDS encoding DUF2804 family protein, with translation MLRLGGQIEKISEELEWTYNTGDWMAPWTIKGERVNLTFIPEYHRRSEFDKKIVSSREEQVFGHFSGAVWSLAGREYRVENIFGWAEEVHRRW
- a CDS encoding amidohydrolase family protein, translated to MFGAAVEAAQARGLRTACHHDQRRAAQVNALTSARWGLNSIEHWYGIPEAMFRDRTLQHVPTDYNHNSEPQRFSQGAHLWLQTAERGSAAWQETLDELLELGTALSPTFNIYIGSRDAARVRTSEWHSEFTSPTLWEFFQPSADKHGSYMGDWTSEDEIAWRHAYVKWMSFVNDFKNLGGLVTAGSDSGFIYKVFGFGLIEELELLLEAGFHPLEVVRAATLNSAVLLGIDDELGSVEPGKIADLLIVKDNPLSNFKVLYGHGHLRAEESGLNRVGGVDFTLRSGIVYDARELRNDVKAMVAEEKSAQN
- a CDS encoding S10 family peptidase, whose amino-acid sequence is MTTGYSRTAEGEKPEDFHGFTGDRDVVGEAIRLWLTRNNRWISPKFLAGESYGTTRAAALAGHLAKRHGIAFNGILLISAVLDFATIDFTEGNEAPYIHYLPTFAAIAHYHGKHPGRELEDVVAEATDFAYGDFSRALERGHRLAESERARVGTRLAELIGVDEEFVALADLRIDEFTFFTELLRDQRLRIGRLDSRFTAHPGKVASEVLGDDPSYPAIQYPYTVGINHLLRAELGYESDLTYEVLTARVHPWSYKEFENSTVNTAEDLAFAMRMNPHLKVYVGFGYHDSATPFAASEHVLAHLRISDESHDQIVRRYYPAGHMMYVDQQVRVDQLRDIDDFIAWASGAGDKPASNNPL
- a CDS encoding DUF885 domain-containing protein, translated to MSRQHDRHDGRAEVSATSRLLAEIIDAEWTWREAEFGTLSHRASVVDFLPDVSEKAQLRRRQMWEKTLGELDALRTADLSADEKVDFDVYHQQLTTLVEAQRNRMWERPATADSAFWRSMAFDAYRLVLEDAESARAYLRMLADIPRYFDQQIENMRAGVARGFGPARVCMSGREEPVRVIAEAEDVTELSFFGPFRRIPPVVPGQVRTELHEAAAHVLSTEVVSAYRKLLDFLTTEYLPNLPESIAAVDQPGGLEFYRSQIREYSTTELSPQQIFDIGQVEVKKIREEMDDVAAELGYPGDLPGLFEFMRTSPHFYATTKRQLLAEAAYTCKAFDRVVHQYFGQLPQQRFAIMETPAEIAKFDTFGRGAPDRYLLNTYNLPARPLFSLPSLTLHESAPGHSFQISLAEELELKDFRRLYISAFGEGWGLYTERLGDEMGMYETPFERMGMLSFQMWRAVRLVVDPGMHALGWSREQAQDFLRENTAIAEHEIVTEIDRYISWPGQATAYYLGQLTIQQLRQEAEETLGEDFSIRDFHDTVLGMGSVPLTVLQAHVRAYIRAAAAKRQTQAAAGH